The proteins below are encoded in one region of Microbispora sp. NBC_01189:
- a CDS encoding cytochrome P450, whose amino-acid sequence MTEATPRLSSLPLARERTFDPPDELTRRRAEAPLQRMTYGDGHEGWLATGYAESRAILADARFSTRPELMHSVLPQRAEIRRDPLPPGFFLQMDPPDHTRYRRLLTGQFTVRRMKQLEPRIHDITESRLDAMEREGAPADLVRSFALPIPSLVICEMLGVPYEDREKFQHDSSVILDLEASSDQIRTAMHDLLSYLSALVADKRKDPGDEMLSGLAASGELTDAEIAGMGLLLLIAGHETTANMLGLGTFALLTNPRQFAVVRDDPAAVENAVEELLRYLSILHIGPTRTALEDVEIGGTLVRAGETVTLSLGTANRDPERFEGGDTLDVTRSAQGHLSFGHGIHQCLGQQLARAEMRIAYPALLRRFPGLRLAVPPEEVPMRAMSAVYGVRRLPVLW is encoded by the coding sequence ATGACAGAGGCGACACCCCGGTTGTCCAGCCTTCCCCTCGCGCGTGAGCGCACTTTCGACCCGCCGGACGAGCTGACCCGCCGCCGCGCGGAGGCGCCGCTCCAGCGGATGACGTACGGGGACGGGCACGAGGGCTGGCTGGCGACCGGCTACGCCGAGTCCCGCGCCATCCTCGCCGACGCCCGCTTCAGCACCCGGCCCGAACTGATGCACTCGGTGCTTCCCCAGCGGGCCGAGATCCGGCGGGATCCCCTGCCGCCGGGGTTCTTCCTGCAGATGGATCCTCCCGATCACACCCGTTACCGGAGGCTGCTGACGGGCCAGTTCACCGTACGGCGGATGAAGCAGCTGGAGCCCCGCATCCACGACATCACCGAGAGCCGCCTCGACGCCATGGAGCGCGAGGGCGCTCCCGCCGACCTCGTCCGGTCCTTCGCGCTGCCCATCCCGTCGCTGGTCATCTGCGAGATGCTCGGCGTGCCGTACGAGGACAGGGAGAAGTTCCAGCACGACTCGTCGGTGATCCTCGATCTCGAGGCGTCGAGCGACCAGATCCGCACGGCGATGCACGACCTGCTCTCCTACCTGAGCGCGCTCGTCGCCGACAAGAGGAAGGACCCCGGCGACGAAATGCTGAGCGGCCTGGCCGCCTCGGGGGAGCTGACGGACGCCGAGATCGCCGGCATGGGCCTGCTGCTGCTCATCGCGGGTCACGAGACGACGGCGAACATGCTCGGCCTCGGCACCTTCGCGCTCCTGACCAACCCCCGGCAGTTCGCCGTCGTACGGGACGACCCGGCCGCGGTGGAGAACGCGGTGGAGGAGCTGCTGCGCTACCTCAGCATTCTGCACATCGGGCCCACCCGGACGGCTCTGGAGGACGTGGAGATCGGCGGCACCCTGGTCAGGGCCGGGGAGACGGTGACCCTGTCCCTGGGCACGGCCAACCGGGACCCCGAGCGGTTCGAGGGCGGCGACACGCTCGACGTGACCCGGTCGGCCCAGGGCCATCTGAGCTTCGGACACGGCATCCATCAGTGCCTGGGCCAGCAGCTCGCCCGCGCCGAGATGCGGATCGCCTATCCGGCCCTGCTGCGCCGGTTCCCCGGTCTGCGCCTGGCCGTGCCGCCGGAGGAGGTGCCGATGCGGGCCATGTCGGCGGTCTACGGGGTACGCCGCCTGCCGGTGCTCTGGTGA
- a CDS encoding ferredoxin, translated as MKIKADVGRCVGAGMCALTLPEVFDQSEDDGTVEVLDPEPPAELAAGVRRAVQLCPSGALSLDTTDAVDSVDGE; from the coding sequence ATGAAGATCAAGGCTGACGTCGGACGGTGCGTCGGGGCGGGGATGTGCGCGCTCACGCTGCCCGAGGTCTTCGACCAGAGCGAGGACGACGGAACGGTCGAGGTCCTCGACCCCGAGCCGCCGGCCGAACTGGCGGCGGGGGTGCGCAGGGCCGTCCAGCTCTGCCCGTCCGGCGCCCTCTCGCTCGACACGACAGACGCTGTCGATTCGGTCGATGGGGAGTGA